One segment of Massilia sp. Se16.2.3 DNA contains the following:
- a CDS encoding TonB-dependent receptor, whose translation MKHSAHKRTANTAGLAFQLSPVAVGCAIFVSVMAGNATAQTAVTEPAAEAPIQTVQVTGIRRAIENAIAVKRDATGVVEAISAEDIGKLPDISIAESLARLPGLSAQRVNGQAQQISIRGTSGDLSTALLNGREQVSTSSNRTVEYDQYPSELINGVTVYKTSDAGLVGQGLSGTVDLQTIKPLSLRERSISLNVRGERNSKGEVSAGSPDTGNRVSASYVDQFANRTIGVAIGYARQDKPNVSEQFETWDWVDGTVDGQAAKVPKGMKALATTGNQVRDGLMGVLEYRPNRNFSSTLDVYHSRFDQDEVRRGMEIPLKDDGTVGFTNGKIVNGVMVSGTATDVNPVVRNNRMSRDDKLTAFGWNNRFTSGDWVGIIDLSHSKADHKEELVEINAGRATRQTLGFDYGNGAIPNLNLSGSYDNPADIRIGGQFGEGYVNAPHMTDRLNSARASVEYKFGNGPFSSVEVGFNVSKREKEKQHLETGFSKLGDGSFAANVVNGSQDLYALPNTLSWDINGVLAQNFGPYTPAILVPWGATKNWSIDEKVKTGYVKLNIDTELMAMPLRGNVGVQVVKTDQSSTANTLRAWPFADLVPLTDGKKYTDYLPSLNLAWTLPEDQVLRFGVGRTLARARLDQLNAALEVGLTQQSTGTPYGNGGNAQLDPWRANQIDLSYEKYFAKKGYVSAAGFYKDLKSYIYNITVPRDFSEYRLEGATSNIGTMNQPKNGDGGRIAGLEFAVSTPLEVLHPMLAGFGVTANASFTSSQIAIKDQRFGSMDIPLPGLSKRVFNVTGYYEANGFSARVSGRRRSDFVGEIGGIGGASELTFVKGDTVVDMQLGYDIPQVKGLSVLFQVNNLTDTDFQTYAGSPDRPRGYVKYGRQMLLGLNYKL comes from the coding sequence ATGAAACATTCCGCACACAAGCGCACTGCAAACACGGCAGGCCTTGCATTCCAGCTGAGCCCGGTCGCGGTCGGCTGCGCCATTTTCGTATCGGTCATGGCCGGTAACGCCACCGCACAAACCGCGGTCACCGAGCCAGCGGCCGAGGCGCCGATCCAGACCGTCCAGGTCACCGGCATCCGCCGCGCGATCGAAAACGCAATCGCCGTCAAGCGCGACGCCACCGGCGTCGTCGAAGCCATTTCCGCCGAAGACATCGGCAAGCTGCCGGACATCTCGATCGCCGAATCGCTGGCACGCCTGCCGGGCCTGTCGGCCCAGCGCGTCAATGGCCAGGCGCAGCAGATCAGCATCCGCGGCACCTCGGGCGACCTGTCGACCGCCTTGCTCAACGGCCGCGAACAGGTCAGCACCAGCTCGAACCGTACCGTCGAATACGACCAGTACCCGTCCGAACTGATCAACGGCGTCACCGTCTACAAAACCAGCGACGCCGGCCTCGTCGGCCAGGGCCTGTCGGGCACCGTCGACCTGCAGACCATCAAGCCGCTGTCGCTGCGCGAGCGCTCGATCAGCCTGAACGTGCGCGGCGAGCGCAATTCGAAGGGCGAAGTCAGCGCCGGTTCGCCGGACACCGGCAACCGCGTCAGCGCTTCCTACGTCGACCAGTTCGCCAACCGCACCATCGGCGTGGCCATCGGCTACGCGCGCCAGGACAAGCCGAACGTCTCGGAACAGTTCGAGACCTGGGATTGGGTCGACGGCACCGTGGATGGCCAGGCCGCCAAGGTCCCGAAAGGCATGAAGGCCCTCGCCACCACCGGCAACCAGGTCCGTGACGGCCTGATGGGCGTTCTTGAGTACCGCCCGAACCGCAACTTCAGCTCGACCCTGGACGTGTACCACTCGCGCTTCGACCAGGACGAAGTCCGCCGCGGCATGGAAATCCCGCTGAAGGACGACGGCACCGTCGGCTTCACCAACGGGAAGATCGTCAACGGCGTGATGGTCAGCGGCACCGCCACCGACGTCAATCCGGTCGTGCGCAACAACCGCATGTCGCGCGACGACAAGCTGACCGCGTTCGGCTGGAACAACCGCTTCACCTCGGGCGACTGGGTCGGCATCATCGACCTCTCCCACTCGAAGGCCGATCACAAGGAAGAGCTGGTCGAGATCAACGCCGGCCGCGCCACCCGCCAGACCCTCGGCTTCGACTACGGCAACGGCGCCATCCCGAACCTGAACCTGTCGGGCAGCTACGACAACCCGGCCGACATCCGCATCGGCGGCCAGTTCGGCGAAGGCTATGTCAACGCCCCGCACATGACCGACAGGCTGAACTCGGCCCGTGCCAGCGTCGAATACAAGTTCGGCAACGGCCCGTTCAGCAGCGTCGAAGTCGGCTTCAACGTCTCGAAGCGCGAGAAGGAAAAGCAGCACCTGGAAACCGGCTTCTCGAAGCTGGGCGACGGCAGCTTCGCAGCCAACGTGGTCAACGGCTCGCAAGACCTGTACGCGCTGCCGAACACCCTGAGCTGGGACATCAACGGCGTGCTGGCCCAGAACTTCGGCCCGTACACCCCGGCCATCCTGGTGCCTTGGGGCGCGACCAAGAACTGGTCGATCGACGAGAAGGTCAAGACCGGCTACGTCAAGCTCAACATCGACACCGAACTGATGGCCATGCCGCTGCGCGGTAACGTCGGCGTGCAGGTCGTCAAGACCGACCAGAGCTCGACCGCGAACACGCTGCGCGCCTGGCCGTTCGCCGACCTGGTGCCGCTCACCGACGGCAAGAAGTACACCGACTACCTGCCTAGCCTGAACCTGGCCTGGACCCTGCCGGAAGACCAGGTCCTGCGCTTCGGCGTCGGCCGCACGCTGGCACGCGCCCGTCTCGACCAGTTGAACGCCGCGCTGGAAGTCGGCCTGACCCAGCAGAGCACCGGTACGCCGTACGGCAACGGCGGCAACGCCCAGCTGGATCCATGGCGCGCCAACCAGATCGACCTGTCCTACGAAAAGTACTTCGCCAAGAAGGGCTATGTGTCGGCTGCCGGTTTCTACAAGGACCTGAAGTCGTACATCTACAACATCACCGTGCCGCGTGACTTCTCGGAGTACCGCCTGGAAGGCGCCACCAGCAACATCGGCACCATGAACCAGCCGAAGAACGGCGACGGCGGCCGCATCGCCGGCCTCGAGTTCGCCGTGTCGACCCCGCTGGAAGTGCTGCACCCGATGCTGGCCGGCTTCGGCGTCACCGCCAACGCCTCGTTCACCAGCAGCCAGATCGCGATCAAGGACCAGCGTTTCGGCAGCATGGATATCCCGCTGCCAGGCCTGTCCAAGCGCGTGTTCAACGTGACCGGCTACTACGAGGCGAACGGCTTCTCGGCCCGCGTCAGCGGCCGTCGCCGCAGCGACTTCGTTGGCGAGATCGGCGGCATCGGCGGCGCCAGCGAGCTGACCTTCGTCAAGGGCGACACCGTGGTCGACATGCAGCTCGGTTACGACATCCCGCAAGTGAAGGGCCTGTCGGTGCTGTTCCAGGTGAATAACCTGACCGACACCGACTTCCAGACCTATGCGGGTTCGCCGGACCGTCCACGCGGCTATGTGAAATATGGCCGTCAAATGCTGTTGGGTCTGAATTACAAACTGTAA
- a CDS encoding glycoside hydrolase family 13 protein: MKRSLAALLLTTLSLAASADSPPAIEHVEPPFWWTGMAHKGVQLMVHGAGIGLLQPTIDHPGVRLVSSTRVANPNYLFIDLEVGLDAQPGSFDIVLTGQGRSERHPYLLRARETGSKQRQGFGNGDAIYQIMPDRFANGDPGNDNVPGLLERADRRAGGGRHGGDIQGAIDRLDYIAGLGFTQLWPTPLVENDMPAYSYHGYAATNHYRIDPRYGSNEDFVRLSREAKKRGIGLIQDVVLSHIGKGHWWMKDLPTPDWVNFGGRFVPTAHHRVAVQDKYAAQADSRNFTAGWFAPGMPDLNQTNPLVATYLIQNNIWWIEYAGLSGLRIDTYSYSDGAFLTEYTKRLMREYPELNLVGEEWSTRVPVVARWQRGKANFDGYTSSLASLMDFPLVDAMRSALAKPGENGLNEVYETLSLDYLYPEPDKLVLFGGNHDMARMVSAVGGDFARWRMNLVFLMTMPRIPQFYSGDEILMTSTTEGRDDASYRLDFPGGWRGDKVDAFTGTGLDAQQRAAQDLVRKLANWRKSEPVIHSGRLMQFGPEHNTWVYFRYNKDKRIMVAMNNNDKEMRLPAARFQEMLKGTASGVDVLTGKTVSLADELRLAPKSVLLVELPGA; the protein is encoded by the coding sequence ATGAAGCGATCCTTGGCAGCCCTCCTCCTGACCACCCTTTCACTGGCTGCAAGCGCCGATTCCCCACCCGCCATCGAGCACGTCGAACCGCCCTTCTGGTGGACCGGCATGGCGCACAAGGGGGTGCAGCTGATGGTCCACGGCGCCGGCATCGGCCTGTTGCAGCCGACAATCGACCACCCGGGTGTGCGCCTTGTATCGAGCACGCGCGTGGCCAATCCGAATTACCTGTTCATCGACCTCGAAGTCGGGCTTGATGCACAGCCGGGCAGTTTCGATATCGTCCTGACTGGCCAGGGGCGCAGCGAACGCCACCCTTACCTGCTGCGCGCACGCGAGACGGGATCGAAGCAGCGCCAGGGCTTCGGCAACGGCGACGCCATCTACCAGATCATGCCGGACCGCTTCGCCAACGGCGATCCAGGCAACGACAATGTCCCCGGCCTGCTCGAACGTGCCGACCGCAGGGCCGGCGGCGGGCGCCACGGCGGCGACATCCAGGGCGCGATCGACCGCCTCGACTACATCGCCGGCCTCGGTTTCACCCAGCTCTGGCCCACGCCCCTGGTCGAAAACGACATGCCCGCCTATTCGTATCACGGCTACGCCGCCACGAATCACTACCGCATCGATCCGCGCTACGGCAGCAACGAGGACTTCGTGCGCCTGTCGCGCGAAGCGAAAAAGCGCGGCATCGGCCTGATCCAGGACGTGGTGCTGTCGCACATCGGCAAGGGACACTGGTGGATGAAAGACCTGCCCACGCCGGACTGGGTCAACTTCGGCGGCCGCTTCGTGCCCACGGCGCACCACCGCGTCGCCGTGCAGGACAAGTATGCCGCCCAGGCCGACAGCCGCAACTTCACGGCCGGCTGGTTCGCACCAGGCATGCCCGACCTGAACCAGACCAACCCGCTGGTGGCCACTTACCTCATCCAGAACAACATCTGGTGGATCGAATACGCGGGCCTCTCCGGCCTGCGCATCGACACCTACAGTTATTCGGACGGCGCCTTCCTGACGGAATATACAAAGCGCCTGATGCGCGAATACCCCGAGCTGAACCTGGTTGGCGAGGAATGGAGCACGCGCGTACCGGTGGTCGCACGCTGGCAGCGGGGCAAGGCCAACTTCGACGGCTATACCTCCTCCCTGGCCAGCCTGATGGACTTCCCGTTGGTCGATGCGATGCGCTCGGCCCTCGCCAAGCCAGGCGAGAACGGCCTGAACGAGGTCTACGAAACGCTCTCGCTCGACTACCTGTACCCGGAGCCCGACAAGCTGGTCCTCTTCGGCGGCAACCACGACATGGCGCGCATGGTCAGCGCCGTCGGCGGCGACTTCGCGCGCTGGCGCATGAACCTGGTCTTCCTGATGACGATGCCGCGCATCCCGCAGTTCTATAGCGGCGACGAGATCCTGATGACCAGCACGACCGAAGGCCGCGACGACGCCAGCTACCGGCTCGACTTCCCCGGCGGCTGGCGCGGCGACAAGGTCGATGCCTTCACCGGCACAGGCCTGGACGCGCAGCAGCGCGCGGCCCAGGACCTGGTGCGCAAGCTGGCCAACTGGCGCAAGAGCGAGCCCGTCATCCACAGCGGGCGCCTGATGCAGTTCGGGCCCGAGCACAATACCTGGGTCTACTTCCGCTATAACAAGGACAAGCGCATCATGGTCGCGATGAACAACAACGACAAGGAAATGCGTCTGCCGGCGGCGCGCTTCCAGGAGATGCTGAAAGGGACCGCTTCCGGTGTCGATGTCCTGACCGGGAAGACGGTCAGCCTGGCGGACGAATTGCGTCTTGCACCGAAGTCCGTGCTGCTGGTCGAACTGCCGGGGGCGTGA
- a CDS encoding amylo-alpha-1,6-glucosidase, with protein MKTIHGIALAIALAAAFNLAHAVNKPGVDAFFDAMTIEAAPGQQARFVAGDNLAGYFEGFTHSVDAGAGYVFKSGTVFHNYLSLVDGARNERASGRERVLPYGHRVDYANGSSEELALLSKQRALALRVSAAQPARLALRALLKTQGAVMQSDGVVIVAPGKDARLYMALATDRPFTLEEGLTLRATAPGTSLLVVAAFADSAHEAAARARALAAGDPIGDERRATYAALTRSYLATNDTEYDKALNWAKASSRLFVVDEYGAGIWAGLPRFRENWGRDTFIALPGTLLVSGEFDSARAVLANFARYQNLRTPRDADYGRIPNRVSPDEIIYNTVDGTPWMLREAFEYIRYTGDRAFAADMYKLAVPYFEGAIANHVDSDGLLRHAASDTWMDARVENPTHQPWSDRGPRAVEIQALWYTALQTGAWFAEQAGDTGRAQQWRALASKAQASFLRLFWDGEVMADRLRQDGSRDVKVRPNQLMLASIPFDDFVPPAVQARVTRNAVSQLLYPYGIASLSQDDPTFHPRHENPAFHHKDAAYHNGTIWGWNAGFTVTALNRFGYQDMGWALTQNLGRQILGLGTLGTLGSMSENLDALPHEGGRLQPTGTFAQSWAWPNMRATPTRITSASAPTWRKIPGLRAGDPRRPEALRGDPALRPGRVARRRFSPRAWRPALGPCACAARRRVRCAWPGWTPTKVARRPRSGWCRARR; from the coding sequence ATGAAGACGATCCACGGCATCGCCCTTGCCATCGCTCTCGCCGCCGCCTTCAACCTGGCCCATGCGGTGAACAAGCCGGGCGTCGACGCGTTTTTCGATGCCATGACCATCGAGGCCGCCCCCGGCCAGCAGGCGCGCTTTGTCGCCGGCGACAACCTGGCCGGCTACTTCGAGGGATTCACGCACAGCGTCGACGCCGGAGCCGGCTATGTCTTCAAGAGCGGCACGGTCTTCCACAACTACCTGAGTCTCGTCGACGGTGCCCGCAACGAGCGTGCCAGCGGCCGCGAACGGGTACTGCCCTACGGCCACCGGGTCGACTACGCCAACGGCAGCAGCGAGGAACTGGCGCTGCTCTCGAAACAGCGGGCGCTGGCGCTGCGGGTAAGCGCCGCCCAGCCAGCACGGCTGGCATTGCGTGCGCTGCTGAAGACGCAAGGCGCCGTCATGCAATCCGACGGTGTCGTGATCGTCGCGCCAGGCAAGGATGCGCGCCTGTACATGGCGCTGGCGACCGACCGCCCGTTCACGCTGGAAGAAGGCCTGACCCTGCGCGCCACGGCGCCAGGCACATCGCTGCTGGTCGTGGCCGCCTTTGCCGACAGCGCCCACGAGGCGGCAGCGCGTGCGCGCGCGCTCGCCGCGGGCGACCCGATCGGCGACGAACGCCGCGCGACCTACGCCGCCCTCACGCGCAGCTACCTGGCGACGAACGACACGGAATACGACAAGGCGCTGAACTGGGCCAAGGCGTCGTCGCGCCTGTTCGTGGTCGACGAATACGGCGCCGGCATCTGGGCCGGCCTGCCCCGGTTCCGCGAGAACTGGGGCCGCGACACCTTCATCGCCCTGCCCGGTACCCTGCTGGTCTCGGGCGAATTCGACAGTGCCCGCGCCGTGCTGGCGAACTTTGCGCGCTACCAGAACCTGCGCACGCCGCGCGACGCCGACTACGGCCGCATCCCGAACCGCGTGTCGCCCGACGAGATCATCTACAACACGGTCGACGGCACGCCCTGGATGCTGCGCGAAGCCTTCGAATACATCCGCTACACGGGCGACCGTGCTTTCGCCGCCGACATGTACAAACTTGCCGTGCCCTACTTCGAGGGAGCGATCGCCAACCACGTCGACAGCGATGGCCTCTTGCGCCACGCAGCCTCGGACACCTGGATGGATGCGCGGGTCGAGAACCCGACCCACCAGCCCTGGTCGGACCGCGGCCCGCGCGCAGTCGAGATCCAGGCGCTCTGGTACACGGCGCTGCAGACCGGCGCCTGGTTTGCCGAACAAGCGGGCGACACCGGTCGCGCGCAGCAGTGGCGTGCCCTCGCTTCCAAAGCCCAGGCCAGCTTCCTGCGCCTGTTCTGGGATGGCGAGGTCATGGCCGATCGCCTGCGCCAGGACGGCAGCCGCGATGTGAAAGTGCGCCCGAACCAGCTGATGCTGGCGTCGATTCCTTTCGACGACTTCGTGCCGCCGGCCGTGCAGGCGCGCGTCACGCGCAACGCCGTCTCGCAGCTGCTCTACCCCTATGGCATCGCTTCGCTCAGCCAGGACGACCCGACCTTCCATCCGCGCCACGAGAATCCCGCCTTCCACCACAAGGACGCGGCCTACCACAACGGCACCATCTGGGGCTGGAACGCGGGCTTCACCGTCACGGCCCTGAACCGCTTCGGCTACCAGGACATGGGCTGGGCGCTGACGCAGAACCTGGGCCGGCAGATCCTCGGGCTCGGCACGCTCGGCACGCTCGGCAGCATGAGCGAGAACCTGGACGCGCTGCCCCACGAAGGCGGGCGCCTGCAGCCGACCGGCACCTTCGCCCAGTCCTGGGCGTGGCCGAATATGCGCGCAACGCCTACCAGGATTACGTCGGCTTCCGCCCCGACCTGGCGGAAAATACCCGGCCTTCGAGCCGGCGATCCCCGCCGCCCGGAAGCGCTTCGAGGCGATCCTGCCCTTCGGCCAGGGCGAGTCGCTCGACGTCGATTTTCGCCGCGTGCATGGCGGCCAGCGCTGGGCCCCTGCGCCTGCGCGGCAAGGAGGCGCGTACGCTGCGCATGGCCTGGCTGGACGCCGACAAAAGTCGCGCGCAGACCACGTTCAGGCTGGTGCCGGGCAAGACGGTGA
- a CDS encoding lysozyme inhibitor LprI family protein → MTKIGLASLLLFASSLSYGAENAPRTKEYGQCIDRAGAVDPAVLECISGEYARQDKRLNTAYRNLMGSLKGERKKQLLEAQRLWGKYTEANCRFYYDPDGGTSARMFAAECEVTARSERASELEELAKH, encoded by the coding sequence GTGACAAAAATCGGATTGGCTTCATTGCTGCTTTTCGCGAGCTCGTTGTCGTATGGGGCAGAGAATGCACCGCGAACAAAAGAATACGGGCAGTGCATCGATAGGGCGGGCGCCGTAGACCCGGCAGTGCTCGAGTGCATTTCGGGGGAATATGCCCGTCAAGACAAGCGTTTGAACACAGCCTATCGAAACTTGATGGGGTCCCTCAAGGGAGAGCGCAAGAAGCAACTGCTTGAAGCACAGCGTCTTTGGGGCAAATACACTGAAGCGAACTGTCGGTTCTATTACGATCCCGATGGCGGCACCTCGGCGCGTATGTTTGCAGCCGAGTGCGAGGTGACGGCACGAAGCGAGCGGGCCTCCGAACTCGAAGAACTGGCAAAGCACTAG
- a CDS encoding DUF2867 domain-containing protein, with protein MSSEFALATAVAAVPLPAQSGVTGVYETVHLADAFSIRLPQGAARDPDVLARFLFAQQPAWVGMLMRIRDTIVGRLGLKTGKHLATLESTARAGRVGIFKVYSTSDTEIVVGEDDRHLDFRVSVLCSGSATPQLTVSTVVHCHNLLGRVYLFVIAPFHRMVVKASLRRAGRIGWPAAVPRH; from the coding sequence ATGTCCAGTGAATTTGCCCTCGCCACCGCCGTTGCCGCGGTTCCGCTCCCTGCGCAGTCTGGTGTCACCGGGGTCTACGAGACGGTACATCTCGCCGATGCTTTTTCGATCCGCCTGCCGCAGGGTGCAGCGCGCGATCCGGATGTGCTAGCGCGCTTCCTCTTCGCGCAGCAGCCGGCCTGGGTCGGTATGCTCATGCGTATCCGCGACACGATCGTCGGCAGGCTCGGGCTAAAGACCGGTAAGCATCTGGCCACGCTGGAGAGCACTGCGCGGGCGGGCAGGGTCGGCATCTTCAAGGTCTACAGCACGAGCGACACGGAGATCGTGGTCGGCGAGGACGACCGGCACCTCGACTTTCGCGTGTCGGTGCTGTGTTCGGGCAGCGCTACGCCCCAGCTTACCGTTTCCACGGTCGTGCACTGCCATAACCTGCTGGGACGCGTCTATCTCTTCGTGATCGCGCCCTTCCACCGCATGGTCGTCAAGGCCAGCCTGCGGCGGGCGGGGCGGATCGGTTGGCCTGCGGCCGTCCCGCGGCATTAA
- a CDS encoding DUF3592 domain-containing protein, whose translation MWNWAVDRGYAPPWLWKAAPLILLIVVSFSLPTLLEQGYRPFMEMGSVQGRLSHVDITKCNSYKGQTSWTPLVSYEYTLPSGKYTGVRFSIERVCASRERLEQDMRHLEPGQPITVFYNKSHPRFAMLKKPGSLLSMYLYQSLLGLGAILILWNSIRLTRERALP comes from the coding sequence ATGTGGAATTGGGCAGTCGATAGGGGCTATGCACCGCCCTGGTTATGGAAAGCAGCTCCCCTGATCCTGCTCATCGTAGTCTCCTTCAGTCTACCGACATTGCTGGAGCAGGGTTACCGCCCTTTCATGGAGATGGGGTCCGTTCAAGGCAGACTCAGTCATGTCGACATTACAAAGTGTAATTCCTACAAGGGGCAGACCTCATGGACCCCACTGGTGAGCTATGAATACACCCTTCCATCAGGGAAATATACAGGGGTTAGGTTTTCCATCGAGCGGGTCTGCGCTTCCCGGGAGCGACTGGAACAGGACATGCGCCACCTCGAGCCAGGTCAGCCCATTACCGTGTTCTACAACAAAAGCCATCCCCGCTTTGCAATGTTGAAGAAGCCAGGGTCACTGTTGTCGATGTATCTTTACCAGTCGCTCCTTGGGTTGGGCGCCATCCTTATTCTTTGGAACAGCATCCGACTGACACGGGAACGAGCACTCCCGTAG